In a single window of the Nicotiana tomentosiformis chromosome 8, ASM39032v3, whole genome shotgun sequence genome:
- the LOC104109948 gene encoding uncharacterized protein codes for MENEGLNNNELPPHQVEEQFDEVVPRRDRILRDYARPGHFEGESSVRRPLIATNNFEIRTCLIQTIQQSCQFVGDASDDPHTHLIYFLKLVKTCRYNGVTTDAIRNVIDATSGGSIMSKTTAKAMQLLNKISENVVQWPSDRMIVKKAAGVNQVEAWNSLAQQIITLTQKVEAFLNPFGSPMAQKHPEFQWSNPNGAENPKRFFNQKQRVQGPPGFQNQNRGQRDFQKYQQPPQRAHQQSLEDMMYKFIMATDEKVKSQSSAIENLEIQMIQLATLMSEQIKGALPSNTEKNPKEHLKVISLRLDKTHDDPYADRQGKSQEMEQVNEGENKRDSELLKEQKDKERKQLYINIPFTKVLTQMPSYAKFLKEILSNKRKMEEVSVVKLTEKCSAILQNKLSQKLDDPGSFTIPCTVGGVQFENALCDSGASINLIPFSIFRKLELGEMKDTGVSLQLADTQRNN; via the exons ATGGAGAATGAAGGGCTTAACAACAACGAACTTCCACCACATCAAGTAGAAGAACAGTTTGATGAAGTGGTACCACGACGTGATAGAATACTAAGAGATTATGCAAGGCCGGGTCATTTTGAAGGAGAATCAAGTGTAAGGAGACCACTAATTGCAACAAACAACTTTGAAATTCGCACATGCTTGATTCAAACCATTCAACAATCATGTCAGTTTGTTGGTGATGCAAGTGATGATCCTCACACTCATTTAATCTACTTTCTTAAATTAGTTAAAACTTGCAGGTACAATGGAGTCACAACAGATGCTATCAG AAATGTTATTGATGCAACATCAGGAGGATCCATAATGAGCAAAACCACTGCAAAAGCCATGCAATTACTCAATAAAATTTCAGAAAATGTTGTTCAATGGCCCTCTGATAGAATGATTGTTAAGAAAGCAGCAGGAGTCAATCAGGTTGAAGCTTGGAATTCATTAGCGCAACAAATTATAACTCTGACACAAAAAGTTGAGGCCTTTCTg AATCCATTCGGTAGTCCTATGGCACAAAAACATCCGGAATTCCAATGGAGTAACCCAAATGGTGCTGAAAATCCTAAAAGATTTTTCAATCAAAAGCAGCGGGTGCAGGGACCACCTGGTTTTCAAAATCAAAATAGAGGGCAACGAGATTTTCAGAAATATCAACAACCGCCCCAAAGAGCTCATCAGCAAAGCCTCGAAGACATGATGTATAAATTCATTATGGCTACTGATGAGAAGGTTAAAAGTCAAAGTTCAGCCATCGAGAATTTAGAAATTCAGATGATCCAATTAGCAACCCTCATGTCTGAACAAATAAAAGGTGCTCTACCAAGCAACACCGAGAAAAATCCAAAGGAACACCTCAAAGTCATCTCTCTGCGGTTAGATAAAACTCATGATGATCCATATGCAGATAGACAAGGAAAGTCACAAGAAATGGAACAGGTAAATGAAGGTGAGAATAAAAGAGACTCTGAACTTCTAAAAGAACaaaaagataaagaaagaaag CAACTTTACATTAACATACCTTTCACAAAAGTTTTGACACAAATGCCTTCTTATGCTAAATTTCTCAAAGAAATTTtgtcaaataaaagaaaaatggaagaagTTTCAGTGGTTAAGCTTACAGAGAAATGTAGTGCTATACTTCAAAATAAGCTTTCACAGAAACTTGATGATCCAGGAAGTTTTACAATTCCTTGTACTGTGGGAGGTGTTCAGTTTGAAAATGCATTATGTGATTCGGGTGCTTCAATAAATCTAATACCTTTTTCAATTTTCAGGAAATTAGAACTTGGTGAAATGAAAGATACTGGTGTGTCTCTTCAATTAGCTGATACCCAAAGGAATAATTGA